A single Cucumis melo cultivar AY chromosome 4, USDA_Cmelo_AY_1.0, whole genome shotgun sequence DNA region contains:
- the LOC103499247 gene encoding isoflavone reductase homolog: MRIKENRKRGKKMRVLVVGGTGYLGKRIVKASLLEGHETYVVQRPEIGLDIEKLQLLLSFKRQGAILVPASFSDIQSLVDAVKRVDVVISALSGVHFRSHSILLQLKLVEAIQAAGNIKRFLPSEYGIDPSRMGNAIEQGRDTFDQKMVIRKAIEEANIPFTYVSANCFAGYFAANLSQMETLVPPTHQVTVYGDGNVKVIYADEDDIARYVVKAATDPRTLNKTVYIRPPQNILSQRELIQIWEKLSGKVLEKISVSAQDFLANIKDLDEAQQAGAGHFYEIFFKGCLTNFEIGEGAEEASKLFPEVNYTTMDDYLKIFL; encoded by the exons ATGAGAATTAAAGAGAAtagaaagagaggaaaaaaaatgagagtTCTTGTAGTTGGAGGAACAGGCTACTTAGGGAAGAGGATTGTCAAGGCAAGCCTTTTGGAAGGGCATGAGACTTATGTAGTTCAAAGGCCAGAGATTGGACTTGACATTGAGAAGCTTCAATTGCTCCTTTCCTTTAAGAGACAAGGGGCCATCCTCGTTCCGGCTTCTTTCTCCGATATCCAGAGCCTCGTTGATGCCGTGAAGCGTGTAGATGTCGTCATCTCCGCCCTGTCCGGTGTTCATTTTAGAAGCCATAGCATTCTCCTTCAACTCAAACTTGTTGAAGCCATTCAAGCTGCAGGGAATATCAAG AGATTCTTGCCATCAGAATATGGAATAGATCCATCAAGAATGGGAAATGCAATTGAACAAGGAAGAGACACATTTGATCAAAAAATGGTAATAAGAAAAGCAATTGAAGAAGCAAATATTCCATTTACTTATGTGTCAGCCAACTGTTTTGCTGGTTACTTTGCTGCTAACCTCTCTCAAATGGAGACTCTTGTTCCTCCAACCCATCAAGTTACAGTTTATGGTGATGGAAATGTTAAAG TTATATACGCGGACGAAGATGACATTGCAAGGTACGTTGTGAAGGCAGCAACTGATCCTAGAACATTGAATAAAACAGTGTATATTAGGCCTCCACAAAACATTCTCTCCCAAAGAGAACTCATACAGATTTGGGAAAAGCTTTCTGGAAAAGTATTGGAAAAGATAAGTGTTTCTGCTCAAGACTTTCTTGCTAATATAAAAG ATCTGGACGAAGCACAGCAGGCTGGAGCGGGacatttttatgaaatattcTTTAAAGGTTGTTTGACAAATTTTGAAATAGGAGAAGGAGCTGAAGAAGCTTCAAAGCTTTTTCCAGAAGTGAATTACACTACCATGGATGATTATCTCAAGATCTTTTTATAA